In Microbacterium cremeum, a genomic segment contains:
- a CDS encoding DHA2 family efflux MFS transporter permease subunit, with translation MAAIETTPGTGSIPAVSPAAAPALRPEESRVIWLLLAAAFVAILNETTMGVAIPHLIDDLGITALAAQWLTTAFMLTMAVVIPITGFLLRRFTTRTMFVAAMGLFSAGTLIAFLAPGFPVLLVARVVQASGTAIMMPLLMTTLMTVVPPAIRGRMMGRVSIVISLAPAIGPTLAGAILNTFEWRWIFGIVLPIALVALVVGARWIHNLGETTHAPIDVLSVILSAFGFGGIVFGLSQLGAGGHGGGAAAAAATATSTTTLIIALSVGVVALGLFGWRQVLLQRKDDALLDLRVFRSGNFSLSIAQMAVMSMAFFGAITVVPLYVQNVLEVDPLGTGLIVLPGALAMGLLGPVIGRIYDRWGTTVLLVPGAVITSAMLWFYTTFTSGTPVLVIAVAQTVLSVGLAMSFTPLFTASLASLQPRFYSYGSAVVGTVQQVAGAAGIALMFGVMAAATASAAESGADDLAAQAAGTHAAFLVAAILSLPLLVGAFLVRKPVDQPMGAPVAH, from the coding sequence ATGGCCGCCATCGAAACGACACCCGGAACCGGCAGCATCCCCGCCGTCTCCCCCGCGGCCGCGCCCGCGCTGCGCCCCGAGGAGAGCCGCGTCATCTGGCTCCTCCTGGCAGCCGCGTTCGTCGCGATCCTCAACGAGACGACGATGGGCGTGGCGATCCCGCACCTGATCGACGACCTCGGCATCACCGCTCTGGCGGCCCAGTGGCTGACGACCGCGTTCATGCTGACGATGGCCGTCGTCATCCCGATCACCGGCTTCCTGCTGCGCCGATTCACGACCCGCACGATGTTCGTGGCCGCGATGGGGCTGTTCTCGGCGGGCACGCTCATCGCGTTCCTCGCCCCCGGGTTCCCGGTGCTGCTGGTCGCGCGCGTGGTGCAGGCATCCGGCACCGCCATCATGATGCCGCTGCTCATGACGACCCTGATGACCGTCGTGCCGCCCGCGATCCGCGGACGCATGATGGGCCGGGTCAGCATCGTGATCTCACTGGCCCCCGCCATCGGCCCGACGCTCGCCGGCGCGATCCTGAACACCTTCGAGTGGCGCTGGATCTTCGGCATCGTGCTGCCCATCGCGCTCGTCGCGCTCGTCGTCGGCGCCCGGTGGATCCACAACCTCGGCGAGACCACGCATGCCCCGATCGATGTGCTGTCGGTGATCCTGTCGGCGTTCGGCTTCGGCGGCATCGTGTTCGGGCTCAGCCAGCTCGGTGCCGGCGGGCACGGCGGCGGTGCTGCCGCTGCCGCGGCGACGGCCACGTCGACGACGACGCTGATCATCGCGCTGTCCGTCGGCGTCGTGGCCCTCGGCCTCTTCGGCTGGCGCCAGGTGCTCCTGCAGCGCAAGGACGACGCGCTGCTGGATCTGAGGGTGTTCCGGTCGGGCAACTTCTCGCTGTCGATCGCACAGATGGCCGTCATGTCCATGGCGTTCTTCGGCGCGATCACGGTGGTGCCGCTCTACGTCCAGAACGTGCTCGAGGTCGACCCGCTCGGGACCGGACTCATCGTGCTCCCCGGCGCGCTCGCGATGGGTCTGCTCGGCCCGGTCATCGGTCGCATCTACGACCGCTGGGGCACGACCGTGCTGCTGGTGCCGGGCGCCGTGATCACCAGCGCCATGCTGTGGTTCTACACGACGTTCACGTCCGGGACCCCGGTGCTGGTCATCGCGGTCGCGCAGACCGTGCTGTCGGTCGGTCTCGCGATGTCGTTCACGCCGCTGTTCACCGCGTCGCTGGCCTCGCTGCAGCCGCGCTTCTACTCGTACGGCTCGGCCGTCGTCGGCACGGTGCAGCAGGTCGCCGGTGCCGCGGGCATCGCCCTCATGTTCGGCGTGATGGCGGCCGCCACGGCGTCCGCCGCCGAGTCGGGGGCGGACGACCTGGCGGCTCAGGCAGCCGGCACCCACGCCGCGTTCCTCGTCGCGGCCATCCTGTCGCTGCCGCTGCTGGTGGGGGCGTTCCTCGTCCGCAAGCCGGTCGACCAGCCGATGGGCGCACCGGTCGCCCACTGA
- a CDS encoding ABC transporter ATP-binding protein, which translates to MRGGGGMSRGGGGGHPGFRPVDTEAQRRENAEAPRIPNLGRRVVGLFRPYAGSIVVTGILVVVGAAIAVIPALLVQRIFDDALFPVDGSGPDLSLLWTLVAAMIGLFLLSAVVGVAQTWLTSTVGNRVTGDLRVKLFDHLQAMELAFFTRTKTGVIQSRLQNDVGGVSGVLTNTVTSILGNTVTVVASLVAMIIIDWRLTIIAVILMPGLVLVQRRVGQVRARIAGQTQESLSELTAITQETLSVSGILLSKSFNRQRAESARYADENRNQVRLQVRRAMSGQGFFAVVQVLMASVPAIIYLVAGYFIVGGSDAITAGTIVAFTTVQARLLMPLMGLMRVSLDLQTSAALFARIFEYLDLTPAIRDAADAVDVDEAPGPLGRIEFRDVVFRYPDAAPDTRPTLRGVSFVAEPGQHVAFVGPSGAGKTTVLYLTPRLYEASDGAVLFAGEDVRRLRLESIIDNIGIVSQETYLFHATIRENLRYAKPDATDAELEAACRAASIHHVIERFEDGYDTVVGERGYRLSGGEKQRIAIARVLLKDPPVLLLDEATSALDTVSERVVQEALDAAARGRTTLSIAHRLSTVIAADVIHVVEAGRIVESGTHASLVARGGLYAELAAEQLASSRILEAEESEPPPDHPDRRADRPPRDPAPPGATPPGEASPPASSGEAAAGDWATAELPGP; encoded by the coding sequence ATGCGCGGGGGCGGAGGGATGAGCCGCGGCGGCGGGGGTGGTCATCCCGGCTTCCGGCCCGTCGACACCGAGGCGCAGCGGCGCGAGAACGCCGAGGCTCCGCGCATCCCGAACCTCGGCCGGCGCGTCGTCGGGCTGTTCCGTCCGTACGCGGGGTCGATCGTGGTCACGGGCATCCTCGTGGTCGTGGGCGCCGCCATCGCGGTGATCCCGGCCCTCCTCGTGCAGCGGATCTTCGACGACGCGCTCTTCCCCGTCGACGGCTCCGGGCCCGACCTGTCGCTGCTGTGGACGCTCGTCGCGGCGATGATCGGCCTGTTCCTGCTGTCGGCGGTCGTCGGCGTCGCGCAGACATGGCTCACCTCGACCGTCGGCAACCGGGTCACCGGCGACCTGCGGGTGAAGCTGTTCGACCACCTGCAGGCGATGGAGCTCGCCTTCTTCACGCGGACCAAGACCGGCGTCATCCAGTCGCGCCTGCAGAACGACGTGGGCGGTGTCTCGGGCGTGCTCACCAACACGGTGACGAGCATCCTGGGCAATACGGTCACGGTGGTGGCGTCGCTGGTCGCGATGATCATCATCGACTGGCGCCTCACGATCATCGCGGTGATCCTCATGCCCGGGCTGGTGCTCGTCCAGCGCCGCGTGGGGCAGGTGCGGGCCCGCATCGCGGGGCAGACGCAGGAGTCCCTGTCGGAGCTCACCGCGATCACGCAGGAGACGCTCAGCGTGTCGGGCATCCTGTTGTCGAAGTCGTTCAACCGCCAGCGCGCGGAGTCCGCGCGGTACGCCGACGAGAACCGCAATCAGGTGCGTCTCCAGGTGCGCCGCGCGATGAGCGGTCAGGGCTTCTTCGCCGTCGTGCAGGTGCTCATGGCGAGCGTCCCCGCCATCATCTATCTCGTCGCCGGCTACTTCATCGTGGGCGGCAGCGACGCGATCACCGCCGGCACCATCGTCGCCTTCACCACGGTGCAGGCGCGCCTGCTCATGCCGCTCATGGGCCTCATGCGCGTCTCGCTCGACCTGCAGACCTCGGCGGCGCTGTTCGCCCGCATCTTCGAGTACCTCGATCTGACGCCGGCGATCCGCGACGCTGCGGACGCGGTCGACGTCGACGAGGCCCCCGGTCCGCTCGGCCGCATCGAGTTCCGCGACGTCGTGTTCCGCTACCCGGATGCCGCGCCCGACACGCGTCCCACGCTGCGCGGCGTGTCGTTCGTGGCCGAGCCCGGTCAGCACGTCGCGTTCGTCGGGCCCTCCGGCGCCGGCAAGACGACCGTGCTCTATCTCACACCGCGCCTGTACGAGGCATCCGACGGTGCCGTCCTGTTCGCCGGTGAGGACGTGCGGCGGCTGCGGCTCGAGTCGATCATCGACAACATCGGCATCGTGTCGCAGGAGACCTACCTGTTCCACGCGACGATCCGCGAGAACCTGCGCTACGCCAAGCCGGACGCGACGGATGCCGAACTCGAGGCGGCGTGCCGCGCGGCCAGCATCCACCACGTGATCGAGCGGTTCGAGGACGGGTACGACACCGTCGTGGGCGAACGCGGGTACCGTCTGTCCGGCGGGGAGAAGCAGCGCATCGCGATCGCCCGCGTGCTACTGAAGGACCCGCCCGTGCTGCTCCTGGACGAAGCGACGTCGGCGCTCGACACCGTGTCGGAGCGCGTCGTGCAAGAGGCTCTGGATGCCGCGGCGCGCGGCCGCACGACGCTGTCGATCGCGCACCGCCTCTCGACGGTGATCGCGGCCGACGTCATCCACGTGGTCGAGGCGGGGCGCATCGTCGAGTCGGGCACCCACGCCTCGCTCGTCGCCCGGGGCGGGCTCTACGCCGAGCTCGCCGCGGAGCAGCTCGCGTCGTCGCGCATCCTCGAGGCCGAGGAGTCCGAGCCGCCGCCCGACCACCCCGACCGTCGCGCGGATCGGCCGCCGCGCGACCCCGCGCCGCCCGGCGCCACCCCGCCCGGCGAGGCGTCGCCTCCGGCGTCGAGCGGGGAGGCCGCCGCGGGGGACTGGGCGACCGCGGAGCTGCCCGGTCCGTGA
- a CDS encoding glycosyltransferase family 2 protein: MPPVVTVIVPGYNVAEWAADALESLRAQTLTDWVAVLVDDASTDATGAIFDRAAAEDARFEVVHHSEQAGLGAARNTGLDRVRTPFVAFLDADDRMTPTALERLVTTLDGSGSDFALGAYVRLRPDTAGGYTAGHVQPWVSAATDPARTGTTLEHHPDASGNIVAWSKVSRTDFWRRAGLRFPVGKAYEDQIVAQQMYTRARAFDVVPDVVVEWRERADGSSITQHKGELPVMRDYVEALAGGIEVLDAAGHPRAVASRVRLILAMDLPPLVELAHQHPDPAYRRDLGGFARRLAARADGAVLGEPAATALAAASLW, encoded by the coding sequence GTGCCCCCCGTCGTGACCGTCATCGTGCCGGGCTACAACGTGGCGGAGTGGGCAGCCGATGCGCTCGAGTCGCTGCGCGCCCAGACGCTGACCGACTGGGTCGCGGTGCTGGTCGATGACGCCTCGACCGACGCGACCGGCGCGATCTTCGACCGGGCGGCGGCGGAGGATGCGCGCTTCGAGGTGGTGCACCACTCCGAGCAGGCAGGGCTCGGGGCCGCGCGCAACACCGGGCTGGACCGGGTGCGCACGCCGTTCGTCGCGTTCCTCGACGCCGACGACCGCATGACCCCGACCGCCCTGGAGCGGCTCGTCACGACGCTCGACGGCAGCGGGAGCGACTTCGCCCTCGGCGCCTACGTGCGGCTGCGCCCCGACACCGCGGGCGGCTACACGGCGGGCCACGTCCAGCCGTGGGTGAGCGCGGCCACCGACCCCGCGCGCACGGGCACGACCCTCGAACACCACCCCGACGCGTCGGGCAACATCGTGGCGTGGTCGAAGGTGAGCCGCACCGACTTCTGGCGACGTGCGGGGCTGCGGTTCCCGGTCGGCAAGGCATACGAGGACCAGATCGTCGCGCAGCAGATGTACACGCGCGCCCGTGCGTTCGATGTCGTCCCCGACGTCGTCGTGGAGTGGCGCGAGCGGGCCGACGGCTCGTCCATCACGCAGCACAAGGGCGAGCTCCCGGTGATGCGCGACTACGTCGAGGCCCTCGCCGGCGGGATCGAGGTGCTCGACGCCGCCGGCCACCCGCGGGCGGTGGCATCCCGGGTACGCCTCATCCTCGCGATGGACCTGCCGCCGCTGGTGGAGCTCGCCCACCAGCACCCCGACCCCGCCTACCGCCGCGATCTGGGCGGTTTCGCACGCAGGCTGGCCGCGCGCGCCGACGGGGCCGTGCTCGGAGAGCCGGCCGCGACGGCGCTCGCCGCCGCGAGCCTGTGGTGA
- a CDS encoding cysteine desulfurase family protein has protein sequence MLYLDNAATTPVRPEVLEAMTPYLTRWFGNPSSRHTVGEAAADALDDARRRVARVLGMRAGDVVFTSGGTEADNLAVKGIALAALEHHGARHVITTPIEHEAVLESARFLQRFHGFAITLLDVDEHGRVSPDVLAAALRSPSDEGGTAVVSIGYANNEVGTVQDAAALAAVAHERRAPLHLDAVQAAGWLTLSAAELGYDAISLAGHKIGAPKGTGVLAVRGRVPLEPVLHGGGQERGRRSGTENVAGAVGFATALELAETERAQAAARVSAIRDRFVARVLGAVPSAALTGDPVHRLPGTASFTFAGTSGEAVLLELERRGVVSSSGSACAAGSDEPSHVLVAMGVDPEIARTAVRFTFPHSLSEPLDAVADAVAASVIAVSGTGGTRAP, from the coding sequence ATGCTCTACCTCGACAACGCGGCCACGACCCCGGTGCGCCCGGAGGTGCTCGAGGCCATGACGCCGTACCTCACGCGCTGGTTCGGCAATCCGTCGAGCCGTCACACCGTGGGCGAGGCCGCCGCCGACGCGCTCGACGACGCCCGGCGACGCGTCGCACGGGTGCTGGGCATGCGCGCGGGCGATGTCGTCTTTACCTCGGGCGGCACCGAGGCCGACAACCTCGCGGTCAAAGGCATCGCCCTCGCGGCGCTCGAGCACCACGGCGCGCGGCACGTGATCACGACGCCGATCGAGCATGAGGCGGTGCTCGAGTCCGCCCGCTTCCTGCAGCGCTTCCACGGCTTCGCGATCACCCTCCTCGACGTCGACGAGCACGGTCGCGTCTCGCCGGACGTCCTCGCCGCCGCGCTCCGCTCGCCGAGCGACGAGGGCGGCACCGCGGTCGTGAGCATCGGGTACGCCAACAACGAGGTCGGGACGGTGCAGGATGCCGCGGCCCTCGCCGCGGTCGCCCACGAGCGGCGCGCGCCGCTGCACCTCGACGCGGTGCAGGCCGCCGGCTGGCTGACGCTCTCGGCCGCGGAACTCGGCTACGACGCGATCTCGCTCGCCGGGCACAAGATCGGCGCCCCCAAGGGCACCGGGGTGCTGGCGGTGCGCGGGCGCGTGCCGCTGGAGCCGGTGCTGCACGGCGGCGGCCAGGAGCGCGGGCGGCGCAGCGGCACCGAGAACGTGGCCGGGGCCGTCGGGTTCGCCACGGCACTCGAGCTCGCCGAGACCGAACGCGCGCAGGCGGCGGCCCGCGTCTCCGCGATCCGCGACAGGTTCGTGGCCCGCGTGCTCGGCGCCGTGCCGTCGGCCGCGCTCACGGGCGACCCCGTGCACCGGCTCCCCGGCACCGCGAGCTTCACGTTCGCCGGCACCAGCGGCGAGGCCGTGCTGCTCGAACTCGAACGCCGCGGCGTCGTGTCATCGAGCGGGTCGGCGTGCGCGGCGGGCAGCGACGAGCCCTCGCATGTGCTGGTCGCGATGGGCGTGGACCCCGAGATCGCGCGCACGGCGGTGCGCTTCACGTTCCCGCACTCGCTGAGCGAGCCGCTGGATGCCGTCGCGGACGCGGTCGCGGCATCCGTCATCGCCGTCTCGGGCACCGGCGGCACGAGGGCGCCTTAG
- the nadC gene encoding carboxylating nicotinate-nucleotide diphosphorylase, with protein MLTRAHIDRVVAAALEEDAPWGDATSEYLLPETAAARADLVAREPGVFSGGEVFQAAFRLTDPRIEVQLVVEDGEWFEPGAVLAVVTGPARGVLTAERIGLNFAQRMSGIATLTGRYVAEVAHTGVRIADTRKTTPGLRAFERKAVRDGGGRNHRHSLSDAVMAKDNHLAVLARGARGDAWGAAITAALRAAKDRLPHTTHLEVEVDRLEQIEPVLEAGIGTIMLDNFTLDELRAGVAQVAGRAVVEASGGVSLETVRAIAETGVDVISVGALTHSARALDLGLDVRIDAS; from the coding sequence ATGCTGACCCGCGCCCACATCGACCGCGTCGTGGCCGCCGCGCTCGAGGAGGACGCGCCCTGGGGCGACGCCACGAGCGAGTACCTGCTGCCCGAGACCGCCGCCGCGCGTGCCGACCTCGTCGCGCGCGAGCCCGGGGTCTTCTCGGGAGGCGAGGTGTTCCAGGCGGCGTTCCGGCTGACGGATCCGCGCATCGAGGTGCAGCTCGTCGTCGAAGACGGCGAATGGTTCGAGCCGGGCGCGGTGCTCGCCGTGGTCACCGGCCCGGCGCGCGGCGTGCTCACCGCCGAGCGCATCGGCCTGAACTTCGCGCAGCGGATGTCGGGCATCGCGACGCTCACCGGACGATACGTGGCCGAAGTGGCGCACACCGGCGTCCGCATCGCCGACACGCGCAAGACGACACCGGGCCTGCGCGCCTTCGAGCGCAAGGCCGTGCGCGACGGCGGCGGGCGCAACCACCGCCACTCGCTCTCGGACGCGGTGATGGCCAAGGACAACCACCTCGCCGTCCTCGCGCGCGGCGCGCGCGGCGACGCATGGGGCGCGGCGATCACGGCGGCCCTGCGGGCGGCGAAGGACCGGCTCCCGCACACGACGCACCTCGAGGTCGAGGTCGACCGGCTCGAGCAGATCGAGCCCGTGCTCGAGGCCGGGATCGGCACGATAATGCTCGACAACTTCACGCTCGACGAGCTGCGGGCAGGTGTCGCCCAGGTCGCCGGACGCGCCGTGGTCGAGGCGTCGGGAGGGGTGTCGCTCGAAACCGTGCGCGCGATCGCCGAGACCGGTGTCGACGTGATCTCGGTGGGCGCGCTCACGCACTCCGCGCGAGCGCTCGATCTGGGTCTCGACGTGCGCATCGACGCCTCCTGA
- a CDS encoding L-aspartate oxidase produces the protein MTSRGPQGPAVVVVGSGIAGLITALHAVDRGCRVTLVTKDVLEHANTRFAQGGIAGVMFGDDRAEDHVRDTLAAGAGLGDPDAVRVLVEEGPSRIRELIDIGVAFDRDRDGDFVKGLEAAHSYPRILHAGGDATGTAIERALVARLRASAVEVIEHAFLVDLVVTAGAVTGVDLLVGETDAVPGARRTVAADAVVLATGGAGELYAHSTNPPVATGDGIAAALRAGAAVADLEFFQFHPTVLPVGESFLVSEAVRGEGATLVDEHGRRFAFDAHPDGELAPRDVVARAIARQMEAQDGRPVLLDATHLHPADDLGTPPDAIAGTASSAALDRATSARAAFLARRFPTIDRAVRERGLDWAREPIPVTPAAHYLMGGVSTDLHGRTSLPGLYAVGEVARTGVHGANRLASNSLLEGAVFGARAGDVIAADAASPAWPGLSHTVGSSHARTAAAVPRTSTTNEPGVAAAVPAFSRRALQELLWDHAGLVRDEQGLGHAASVIAAWRSQARAPRTERELEDENLLLVAERLVAAARERRESVGAHYRSDTALAGSLVAEAAVAC, from the coding sequence ATGACATCCCGGGGGCCGCAGGGCCCAGCGGTCGTCGTGGTGGGCTCCGGCATCGCGGGGCTCATCACCGCGCTGCACGCCGTCGACCGCGGCTGCCGCGTGACGCTCGTCACGAAGGATGTGCTCGAGCACGCCAACACGCGTTTCGCGCAGGGCGGCATCGCGGGCGTCATGTTCGGCGACGACCGTGCCGAGGACCACGTCCGCGACACGCTCGCCGCCGGCGCGGGGCTCGGCGACCCGGACGCCGTGCGCGTCCTCGTCGAGGAGGGGCCGTCCCGCATCCGCGAGCTCATCGACATCGGCGTCGCGTTCGACCGCGACCGCGACGGCGACTTCGTCAAGGGCCTCGAGGCCGCCCATTCGTACCCCCGCATCCTGCACGCCGGCGGCGACGCCACCGGCACGGCGATCGAGAGGGCGCTCGTCGCACGCCTGCGCGCGAGCGCCGTCGAGGTCATCGAGCACGCCTTCCTCGTCGACCTCGTCGTCACGGCCGGCGCCGTGACCGGCGTCGACCTGCTGGTCGGCGAGACGGATGCCGTGCCCGGCGCGCGCCGGACCGTCGCCGCCGACGCGGTCGTGCTCGCCACCGGCGGCGCCGGCGAGCTGTACGCGCATTCCACCAATCCCCCGGTGGCCACCGGTGACGGCATCGCGGCCGCGCTGCGCGCCGGTGCCGCCGTCGCCGACCTCGAGTTCTTCCAGTTCCACCCGACCGTGCTCCCGGTGGGCGAGTCGTTCCTGGTCTCGGAGGCGGTGCGCGGCGAGGGCGCGACCCTGGTCGACGAGCACGGCCGGCGCTTCGCGTTCGACGCGCACCCCGACGGCGAGCTCGCGCCGCGAGACGTCGTCGCGCGCGCGATCGCACGGCAGATGGAGGCGCAGGACGGGCGCCCGGTGCTCCTCGACGCGACGCACCTGCACCCGGCCGATGACCTCGGTACGCCGCCGGACGCGATCGCAGGCACGGCTTCGTCGGCGGCGCTCGATCGGGCGACCTCGGCCCGCGCGGCGTTCCTGGCCCGCCGGTTCCCCACCATCGACCGCGCCGTGCGCGAACGCGGGCTCGACTGGGCGCGGGAGCCGATCCCGGTGACGCCCGCCGCGCATTACCTGATGGGCGGCGTGTCGACCGACCTGCACGGACGCACGTCGCTGCCGGGTCTGTACGCGGTGGGCGAGGTCGCGCGCACCGGCGTGCACGGCGCGAACCGGCTCGCGTCGAACTCGCTCCTCGAGGGCGCCGTGTTCGGCGCCCGCGCGGGAGACGTGATCGCGGCGGACGCCGCGTCTCCGGCGTGGCCGGGCCTCTCCCACACGGTCGGTTCGTCGCATGCGCGCACCGCAGCGGCTGTACCGCGCACCTCCACGACGAACGAACCCGGAGTGGCGGCGGCGGTGCCGGCGTTCTCGCGGCGAGCGCTGCAGGAGCTCCTGTGGGATCACGCGGGACTCGTGCGCGACGAACAGGGGCTCGGGCACGCGGCATCCGTCATCGCCGCCTGGCGCTCGCAGGCGCGCGCCCCGCGCACCGAGCGCGAGCTCGAGGACGAGAACCTGCTGCTGGTGGCCGAGCGCCTCGTCGCCGCCGCGCGGGAGCGCCGCGAATCGGTCGGCGCCCACTATCGCTCCGACACCGCCCTCGCGGGCTCGCTCGTCGCCGAGGCGGCGGTCGCATGCTGA
- the nadA gene encoding quinolinate synthase NadA, with product MPAVDITLKPRLGPAERGNPAQRNSMDASVDHEIQAIVSGASTAQTCTTDLAAGPWDFDIRPGYGPGSSMGDVIPTGSPRQGELPREYREASEAELDNRIRAAKATLGDRVVVLGHFYQREEVVVHADYVGDSFQLANAALEHPDAEAIVFCGVHFMAETADLLSRPEQAVILPNLAAGCSMADMADIDQVEDCWEQLAEIYGDMDKPDADGLVPVIPVTYMNSSAAIKGFVGRHGGIVCTSSNARTVLEWAFQRGRRVLFFPDQHLGRNTAKAMGVPLEQMPMWNPRRPLGGASAEALEDARVILWHGFCSVHRRFSVDQIDKARAEHPGVRVIVHPECPMDVVDAADESGSTDYIRKAIEAATEPTAFAIGTEVNLVQRLAAQHPQHEIFCLDPVVCPCSTMYRIHPGYLAWVLEGLVTGEVRNRIVVPSDVAEPARVALERMLAAKPPAAPAADWENAS from the coding sequence ATGCCCGCCGTCGACATCACCCTCAAGCCCCGGCTCGGCCCCGCGGAGCGGGGAAACCCCGCGCAGCGGAACAGCATGGACGCCTCGGTGGATCACGAGATCCAGGCGATCGTGTCGGGCGCCTCCACCGCGCAGACGTGCACCACCGACCTCGCCGCCGGCCCGTGGGACTTCGACATCCGTCCCGGGTACGGGCCGGGCTCGTCGATGGGCGACGTCATCCCGACGGGGTCTCCCCGGCAGGGCGAGCTGCCCCGCGAGTACCGCGAGGCGTCCGAGGCGGAGCTCGACAACCGGATCCGCGCCGCCAAGGCGACGCTCGGCGACCGCGTCGTCGTGCTCGGCCACTTCTATCAGCGCGAAGAGGTCGTCGTGCACGCCGACTACGTGGGCGACTCGTTCCAGCTCGCCAACGCCGCGCTGGAGCACCCGGATGCCGAGGCGATCGTGTTCTGCGGCGTCCACTTCATGGCCGAGACCGCCGACCTGCTCTCGCGTCCCGAGCAGGCCGTGATCCTGCCGAACCTCGCCGCCGGCTGCTCGATGGCCGACATGGCCGACATCGACCAGGTCGAGGACTGCTGGGAGCAGCTCGCCGAGATCTACGGCGACATGGACAAGCCGGATGCCGACGGCCTCGTGCCCGTCATCCCCGTCACGTACATGAACTCCTCGGCCGCCATCAAGGGCTTCGTGGGGCGCCACGGCGGTATCGTCTGCACGTCGTCGAACGCCCGCACCGTGCTGGAGTGGGCGTTCCAGCGCGGCCGCCGCGTGCTCTTCTTCCCCGATCAGCACCTGGGCCGCAACACCGCGAAGGCGATGGGCGTGCCGCTCGAGCAGATGCCGATGTGGAACCCGCGGCGCCCCCTGGGCGGGGCATCCGCCGAGGCCCTCGAAGACGCCCGCGTCATCCTGTGGCACGGCTTCTGCTCGGTGCACCGCCGCTTCTCGGTCGACCAGATCGACAAGGCGCGCGCCGAGCACCCGGGCGTGCGCGTGATCGTGCACCCCGAATGCCCCATGGACGTCGTCGACGCCGCCGACGAGTCCGGCTCGACCGACTACATCCGCAAGGCGATCGAGGCGGCGACCGAGCCGACCGCCTTCGCGATCGGCACCGAGGTGAACCTCGTGCAGCGCCTGGCCGCCCAGCACCCGCAGCACGAGATCTTCTGCCTCGACCCCGTCGTGTGCCCCTGCTCGACGATGTACCGCATCCACCCCGGCTACCTCGCATGGGTGCTGGAGGGACTCGTGACCGGCGAGGTGCGCAACCGCATCGTGGTGCCGTCCGATGTCGCCGAGCCGGCACGCGTCGCGCTCGAGCGCATGCTCGCCGCCAAGCCGCCGGCAGCACCCGCCGCCGACTGGGAGAACGCGTCATGA
- a CDS encoding NUDIX hydrolase: protein MTRTVLRPESRPAATAAEPTRVAVSTVIFSLGTLPGSEATGVVLPLVRRTRDPHEGQWALPGGWLDVAEDLETAASRTLAETTGLAPSYLEQLYAFGAVDRSPSRVVSIVYWALIRPDVSTGLGDRGDAFENVRWFDAAALPQLAFDHNEIVEYALWRLRNKVGYSRIAHGLLADEFTLAELREVYEAILGRRLDPANFRRQVENSGTLIPTDGFRTGSHRPARLYRYNQDVELADRGPLGARD from the coding sequence ATGACCAGAACAGTCCTCCGCCCCGAATCCCGCCCCGCCGCGACGGCCGCCGAGCCGACGCGCGTCGCGGTGTCGACCGTGATCTTCTCGCTCGGGACCCTTCCCGGCAGCGAGGCGACCGGCGTCGTGCTGCCGCTGGTGCGCCGTACGCGCGACCCGCACGAAGGGCAGTGGGCGCTTCCCGGCGGATGGCTCGACGTCGCCGAGGACCTCGAGACGGCGGCATCCCGCACCCTCGCCGAGACCACCGGGCTCGCGCCGAGCTATCTCGAGCAGCTGTACGCGTTCGGCGCCGTCGACCGCTCCCCCTCGCGCGTCGTCTCGATCGTGTACTGGGCTCTCATCCGTCCCGATGTCTCGACGGGGCTCGGCGATCGCGGCGACGCGTTCGAGAACGTCCGCTGGTTCGACGCCGCAGCACTGCCCCAGCTCGCCTTCGACCACAACGAGATCGTCGAGTACGCGCTGTGGCGGCTGCGCAACAAGGTCGGCTACAGCCGCATCGCGCATGGCCTCCTCGCCGACGAGTTCACCCTCGCGGAGCTGCGCGAGGTGTACGAGGCGATCCTCGGCCGGCGACTGGACCCGGCGAACTTCCGCCGTCAGGTCGAGAACTCCGGCACCCTCATCCCCACCGACGGCTTCCGCACCGGAAGCCACCGTCCCGCGCGGCTCTACCGCTACAACCAGGACGTCGAGCTGGCCGATCGCGGCCCCCTCGGCGCCCGCGACTGA